The proteins below come from a single Malus sylvestris chromosome 3, drMalSylv7.2, whole genome shotgun sequence genomic window:
- the LOC126614254 gene encoding exosome complex component RRP41-like — protein sequence MAGKGGATSSTYAPSPTTQKTKSLIFGNNDVDWVRSDGREFHQCRPAFFKTGAVNCASGSAYAEFGNTKVIVSVFGPRESKKAMMYSDIGRLNCDVSYTTFATPVRGQGSDHKEFSSMLHKALEGAIILDTFPKTTVDVFALVLESGGSDFPVIISCASLALADAGIMMYDLVASVSVSCLGKNLVIDPVLEEESYQDGSLMLTCMPSRYEVTQLTITGEWSTPKLNEGMQICLDACAKLAEIMRACLKGTNSTLEES from the exons ATGGCCGGGAAAGGTGGAGCAACCTCAAGCACTTACGCGCCGTCTCCGACGACCCAGAAGACCAAATCTCTAATTTTTGGAAACAACGACGTCGATTGGGTCCGCTCCGACGGCCGTGAATTCCACCAATGCCGACCTGCCT TTTTCAAGACTGGTGCTGTAAATTGTGCTTCAGGATCAGCTTATGCAGAGTTTGGAAATACCAAGGTCATTGTTTCTGT ATTTGGACCAAGAGAGAGTAAGAAGGCAATGATGTACAGTGATATAGGACGCTTAAATTGTGATGTTAGCTATACAACTTTTGCTACTCCAGTTCGTGGACAG GGGTCGGACCACAAAGAATTTTCTTCTATGCTTCATAAAGCTTTAGAGGGTGCAATAATATTGGACACTTTCCCGAAGACTACTGTGGATGTTTTTGCATTGGTGTTAGAATCTGGGGGCA GTGATTTTCCTGTAATCATATCATGTGCTAGCCTTGCCCTAGCAGATGCCGGGATAATGATGTATGACCTTGTTGCTTCAGTTTCTGTG TCTTGTCTCGGAAAGAACCTTGTCATTGATCCTGTTTTGGAGGAGGAAAGCTACCAAGATGGAAGCTTAATGCTGACTTGTATGCCTTCTCGCTATGAGGTCACCCAACTAACTATCACTGGGGAATGGTCAACCCCAAAACTTAACGAG GGAATGCAAATTTGCCTGGACGCGTGCGCAAAGCTTGCGGAGATCATGAGGGCATGCTTGAAGGGGACTAATTCGACCTTGGAAGAATCATGA